CTCTTTGGAATGCCGCCCAGAACGAACTAGTGCAAACCGGAAAAATGCATGGCTATCTGCGCATGTATTGGGCCAAAAAAATACTAGAATGGTCTTCACAGCCTCAAGAAGCCTTGGACATAGCCATTCTCCTCAATGATCGTTATTCCTTAGACGGTCGTGACCCTAACGGCTATGCCGGAATTGCTTGGAGTATCGGCGGCGTTCACGATCGTCCTTGGCCTAGTCGCCCCGTCTTCGGCAAAGTTCGTTCGATGACTTTCGGCGGCGCCAAAAAGAAATTTGACATAGCCAAATATATTGCCGCACATTCCCCGGACAGTCTATGAGAATGGAGGACTAAGCAACAGAGAAACAAACATAAGTAACAGGAGAAGCGGAGGGTACGCAAAAAGGTTACGGAGTACGGGTTTTTGAACAGATATAAAAAGAACTGCCATTTGCGGTCTCGTCCCGCAAATGGCAGTTCTTGCTATTCATTTACTCTTTTTTCTCACCTACAGCCATGGCGCCTTCTTCACCAGTACGAATGCGAATAGCATTGCGAATGGGATACACGAAAATCTTGCCGTCACCAAGTTTACCGGTCCGCAACGTATTGCGCATCACATCCATGACGGCTTTCATCTCGCTTTCCTTGACCACTGTCTCTACTTTAACCTTGGGCAGCAAATTGACCGCGTACTCTGTACCACGATACACTTCAGTATGTCCTTTTTGACTGCCACAGCCATATACCTGAGTCACTGTCATACCAGTTATGCCGATTTCCGCCAAAGCATCTTTAAGATCCTCCAGCTTACCCGGACGAGTGACCACTTCAATTTTAATCAAATCGTCCACATCATCAATCCCCCTTCAACTCGCATTTCTCTTTCTTTACTATCAGTTTACGAGAAATGCGCCTTCGTGGCAACAGGCTGTTCCAACCGTTCGAACGCCATAGCTCCTGCACCCATCGGCACACCTGCGCCGAATTCCTGGCTTACATAGCCGTTTTCGCCGTGTTCGCTGATATCGAGCCCCACCACCTCTGCATCTTCGGAAACACGCAGTTCCATAAAGATAGAGATAACTTTCAAAATTACAAAGGTCATCACCGCTGCAAACAGAATGGCCATACCCACACTGGCCGCTTGGATCCAGAACTGTTCCAGACCACCGCCATAGAAGAAACCATCCGCACCGGCGGGATTTACTTCTTTTGTACAAAACAAGCCAGTGGCCAAAGCGCCCCAAGTGCCACCCACACCGTGCACGCCGAACGCATCCAGCGAATCGTCATAGCCCAGCTTACGTTTACATACACTGACTGCGAAATAGCACAACATGCCTGCACCTAAGCCGATAATTACAGCCGGTACAATTTCCACAAAACCTGCTGCCGGAGTAATTCCTACTAAGCCAGCGATACAACCGCTGACCACGCCCAGCACTGTCGGTTTGCCATTATGCATCCATTCCACAAATAGCCACCCCAGCGATCCTGCTGCCGCTGCCGTATTGGTTACGACAAATGCACTAGCGGCTAAACCGCTTGCGCCTAACGCGCTGCCTGCATTGAATCCGAACCAACCAAACCACAGAAGCGCCGCGCCTAAAACCGTCATCGGCAAGTGATGAGGCATCATAGGAGATACACCATAGCCGCGACGTTTGCCCATAACCAAACAAGCAACTAAACCCGATACACCGGATAGAATGTGAATAACCGTACCGCCGGCAAAGTCCAGCGCGCCCAAATCACGCAACCAGCCGCCAACACCCCATACCCAGTGCGCAAAAGGGTCATAGACAATAGTGGTCCAAAACAGCACAAACAAGGCAAATGCCGGGAAACGCATTCTCTCAGCAATTGAGCCGGTTATAAGCGCCGGTGTAATCACCGCAAACATACATTGGAAGATCATAAACGCCAGATGAGGCACGGTCGCCGCATAATCAGCGTTAGCCTCCTGACCAACACCGCTTAAGCCGACCCACTCAAGACTTCCCACCAAATGATTAATATCAGGTCCAAAAGCAAGACTATAACCGAATAATACCCATTGTACCGAAACAAGCGCTAAAACGAAAAAGCTCAGCATAATTGTATTTAGTACGTTTTTGCTGCGCGTCATACCTCCATAAAACAAAGCCAATGCCGGCGTCATCAGCATAACCAACGCAGCGCTTAAAATGACAAAAACCGTATCACCTGTGTCTAATTTTACTGCTTCCACAGCCTCTGCAGCCGCTGCTGCGCTTTCTTCCGCCGCCAACGCCAGAGACGCGGGCAAGCTGCTCAGCAAGGCCAAGCTTAGAGTTTTCCACCAATTTTTCATACCCTTCTCCCCCTTTTCTCTGCGCAAACCGTCTTACAACCAGTTTGCTTTTACGGCGGATTTCCGCCACACCATCTTATAGACAAAAACGGCGACAAGGAATCTTCATTCCCTGCCGCCGTCATTGGCCGCCATCAAACAAAAAGCCTTCTTCTTCCCAAATACGGAAAGAAGAAGGCTTCATCGCCTGACGATATTCTTGGTGTATGGCGTTAGTATAGCAACTTTCTGTAACTCTGTCAATCAAATTTTGTATTTTCTTTATCTCCCTTGCGCGAAAATGTATTTTATCAAGCTTGCCTTCCTGCAAAAGACATGATAGAATACAAATCAAATCTATATGTTACGGCAATGAGAGGAAAAGTAGCTGCTATACGACCTTGCAGAGAGCCGGCAGTTGGTGAAAGCCGGCGGCGCTACGCAGTGAAAGCCATCCTTGAGCCGAAAAACCCAACACCCGCCTAGACGGCTAGTAGGTTTTTCCGCTTTCCCGGCGTTATTGGGTTCAAGAGAGTCGCCATGCCGGCGGCTAACAAAGGTGGTACCGCGGAACCGTTTCGTCCTTTTTCAGGATGGAACGGTTTTTTTATTTGCCTCTTGAGATAAGAAAGGAAGTGCGACCTATGCATCCGAAACAAGCTTTATTAGAATTGGTAGAACGTCATCCTCGCCTTAGCTCCTCTCAACTGGCAGCCATGCTTGGCTGCAGTGCCGAAGAAGTGGACGCCGATTTGCAGGAACTGGAAGAAAAAAAGGTAATCTTAAAATACCACACTTTTGTCGACTGGGAAAAAGCAGGCGTGCACAATGTTACCGCTTGTATCGAAGTCCGCCTGACTCCACAGCGGGAAGTCGGTTTTGACGGCATTGCTGAAAACATTTACCGCTATCCCGAAGTCTGCGCCATGTATCTCATGTCCGGCAGCTTCGATCTGATGGTTTTCGTCGAAGGCCGCACGCTCAAAGAAGTAGCCGACTTCGTCGCTACCAAACTGTCCACCATTGAAGGCGTCATGGGTACCTCTACCAATTTCATGCTAAAAAAATACAAAGAAGCAGGCATTGTTTTAGAAGATGACGAAGAAGATCGCCGCCTGGCGGTGACGCCATGAAGAATTGGCAAGAACGAATTTCCCCCACCGTACAAGCGCTGCCAGCTTCCGGCATTCGTCGTTTTTTCGATATTGTTGCCGAAATGAAAGGTGTCATTTCTTTAGGCGTTGGCGAGCCAGACTTTGTCACGCCCTGGCATATTCGTGAAAGCTGCATGTATGGTTTGAAGCGAGGC
This genomic window from uncultured Anaeromusa sp. contains:
- a CDS encoding P-II family nitrogen regulator yields the protein MDDLIKIEVVTRPGKLEDLKDALAEIGITGMTVTQVYGCGSQKGHTEVYRGTEYAVNLLPKVKVETVVKESEMKAVMDVMRNTLRTGKLGDGKIFVYPIRNAIRIRTGEEGAMAVGEKKE
- a CDS encoding Lrp/AsnC family transcriptional regulator, which codes for MHPKQALLELVERHPRLSSSQLAAMLGCSAEEVDADLQELEEKKVILKYHTFVDWEKAGVHNVTACIEVRLTPQREVGFDGIAENIYRYPEVCAMYLMSGSFDLMVFVEGRTLKEVADFVATKLSTIEGVMGTSTNFMLKKYKEAGIVLEDDEEDRRLAVTP
- a CDS encoding ammonium transporter codes for the protein MKNWWKTLSLALLSSLPASLALAAEESAAAAAEAVEAVKLDTGDTVFVILSAALVMLMTPALALFYGGMTRSKNVLNTIMLSFFVLALVSVQWVLFGYSLAFGPDINHLVGSLEWVGLSGVGQEANADYAATVPHLAFMIFQCMFAVITPALITGSIAERMRFPAFALFVLFWTTIVYDPFAHWVWGVGGWLRDLGALDFAGGTVIHILSGVSGLVACLVMGKRRGYGVSPMMPHHLPMTVLGAALLWFGWFGFNAGSALGASGLAASAFVVTNTAAAAGSLGWLFVEWMHNGKPTVLGVVSGCIAGLVGITPAAGFVEIVPAVIIGLGAGMLCYFAVSVCKRKLGYDDSLDAFGVHGVGGTWGALATGLFCTKEVNPAGADGFFYGGGLEQFWIQAASVGMAILFAAVMTFVILKVISIFMELRVSEDAEVVGLDISEHGENGYVSQEFGAGVPMGAGAMAFERLEQPVATKAHFS